A single region of the Microtus ochrogaster isolate Prairie Vole_2 chromosome 2, MicOch1.0, whole genome shotgun sequence genome encodes:
- the Znf268 gene encoding zinc finger protein 268, translating to MNAVTYDDVHVDFTWEEWTLLNPSQKSLYKDVMVETYRNLTTIGYNWEDHNIEEHCQNSRRHER from the exons ATG AATGCAGTGACCTATGATGACGTGCATGTTGACTTCACTTGGGAAGAATGGACTTTGCTGAATCCTTCCCAGAAGagtctctacaaagatgtgatggTAGAGACCTACAGAAACCTCACTACTATAG GATATAATTGGGAAGACCATAATATTGAAGAACATTGTCAAAATTCTAGAAGACATGAAAGGTAA